A region of Vicinamibacteria bacterium DNA encodes the following proteins:
- a CDS encoding sugar transferase, with amino-acid sequence MTRDEFLRAVKQERNRSYRTGVPVNCVTIDFSKSRHDRQLTKRGLHECLAHTVDVISRNTRNYDIKYLSKYTIAILLCDASSAHARAFIKKIKRILSDGVDASAGAHYPRFIRSVTFACSPLADHSDNGRDPSEAGSLESRNGNEAPQSGDKDEEAAPAAGVDSAEGDPKVRVDTLKTEILPELAEQDRWYRFAKRSIDIVGAVIGISILAVPMLLIAIAIKLTSRGPVLYKQVRVGFQGRMFTFLKFRTMRAGANDEIHRKYQWNFINGRVPVKPLDDAGRPLFKVPDDPRITPLGRVLRRTCLDELPQLFHVLLGTMSLVGPRPPIPYEVDIYQDWHRRRVLEAKPGITGLWQVLRTYNTTFKEMVRYDLNYINNQSIWLDLKIILRTLPVVMNTRFTG; translated from the coding sequence GTGACTCGCGACGAGTTCCTGCGGGCGGTCAAGCAGGAGCGCAACCGGAGCTATCGCACCGGAGTTCCCGTCAACTGCGTCACCATCGACTTTTCCAAGAGTCGACACGACCGGCAGCTGACGAAGCGTGGCCTCCACGAGTGCCTCGCCCACACGGTCGACGTCATTTCCCGCAATACGCGCAACTACGACATCAAGTACCTCAGCAAATACACGATCGCCATCCTCTTGTGCGACGCCTCCAGCGCCCACGCCCGAGCTTTCATCAAGAAGATCAAGCGGATCCTGTCCGATGGGGTGGATGCCTCCGCGGGAGCACACTACCCGCGGTTCATCCGATCCGTGACCTTCGCCTGCTCGCCTTTGGCCGACCATTCGGACAACGGCCGTGATCCGTCAGAGGCTGGTTCGCTGGAATCGCGCAACGGAAACGAAGCTCCTCAATCGGGGGACAAGGACGAGGAGGCCGCCCCGGCGGCCGGTGTCGATTCCGCCGAAGGCGATCCTAAAGTACGCGTCGACACCCTGAAGACAGAGATTCTTCCCGAGCTTGCCGAGCAGGATCGATGGTATCGCTTCGCGAAACGCTCGATTGACATCGTCGGCGCGGTGATCGGCATCAGCATTCTCGCCGTGCCCATGTTGTTGATCGCGATCGCCATCAAGCTCACTTCGCGGGGACCCGTGCTCTACAAACAGGTACGCGTCGGATTCCAGGGGAGGATGTTCACCTTCTTGAAGTTCAGAACCATGCGGGCCGGTGCCAATGATGAGATCCACCGGAAGTACCAGTGGAACTTCATCAATGGTCGGGTTCCGGTAAAGCCGCTCGACGATGCGGGCCGACCGTTGTTCAAGGTGCCGGACGATCCGCGCATCACTCCTTTGGGACGCGTTCTGAGACGAACCTGCCTGGATGAGCTTCCGCAACTGTTCCACGTTCTCCTGGGCACGATGAGTCTCGTGGGTCCGCGCCCTCCAATTCCTTACGAGGTCGACATCTATCAGGATTGGCATCGTCGCCGTGTTCTCGAGGCGAAACCGGGAATCACGGGCCTCTGGCAGGTCCTCAGAACCTACAACACCACGTTCAAGGAAATGGTGCGTTACGACCTCAATTACATCAACAACCAGAGCATTTGGCTGGATCTGAAGATCATCCTGCGGACCCTGCCCGTGGTGATGAACACGAGGTTCACCGGGTGA